Part of the Mycolicibacterium mengxianglii genome is shown below.
CCCGGCCCCGGGCAGGTGCTGATCAGGGCCGAAGCGATCGGCGTGAACTTCATCGACACCTACTTCCGTTCCGGCCTGTACCCACGCGAGACGCCGTTCGTCTCCGGTAGCGAGGTGTGCGGCATCGTCGAGGCGATCGGCGACGGCGTCGCCGCCCTGACGGTGGGCGACCGGGTGGTCACCGACAAGGCCCTGGCGGCCTACGCCGAGTACGCCGTGGCGCCGGCCGACTTCGTGGCATATGTGCCCGAAGGGGTGGCCCCGGACGTGGTGGCGTCGGCGCTGTTGAAGGGCATGACCGCGCACTACCTGCTCAAGTCGGTATACGAGGTGGCTCCCCTGGACACGATCCTGGTGCACGCCGGGGCCGGCGGGGTGGGACTGATCCTGACCCAGTGGGCCACCAGCATCGGCACCCGGGTGATCACCACGGCGTCCACACCGGAAAAGGCCGAGTTGTCCCGCCAGGCAGGTGCGATCGAGGTGCTGGACTATCCCGGTCAGGAGGCCGGTGACGCCGCCGAGTTCGGCGCCCGCGTCCGAGAGCTGACCGACGGCCTGGGCGTCGCCGCGGTGTACGACGGCGTGGGCAAGACGACGTTCGACGCCAGCCTGGCCAGCCTCGCGGTGCGCGGCACCCTGGCACTGTTCGGCGCGGCCAGCGGTCCCGTGCCTCCGGTGGATCCGCAGCGGCTGAATGCGGCCGGCTCGGTGTTCTTGACCCGGCCGACCCTGGGCCACTACACCCGCACCGCAGACGAGTTCGCCTGGCGCGCGGGCGAGCTGCTCGATGCCATCAAGGCCGGTGACATCGTGATCAACGTCAGCGCGCATTACCCGCTGGAGAATGCCGAGCAGGCGCACCGCGACCTGGAGGGCCGCAAGACGGTGGGTTCGATCGTCCTGGTGCCCTAGAACAGTGTGGGCAGGTTGATCGCCGAGTCGATGGCCAGCGCGCAGAACACCACGGCCAGGTAGTTGTTCGACTGCAGGAACAGCCGCAACGGTTTGACTGCCTCACCGCGGCGCACACCGGCGTACAGCTGGTGGGCCATCACCAGGAACCACACGCCGGCCAGCGTCGCCACGGCCGCATAGAGCCAGCCCGTCGCCGGCACCAACGCCAGCGTCGCGAGCACGGTCAGCCAGGTGTAGATCAGGATCTGGAAGGTCACCTGCTTCTCGGTGGCCACCGTCGGCAGCATCGGCACCCCGGCTGCGGCGTAGTCGTCCTTGTACCGCATGGCCAGCGCCCAGGTGTGCGGCGGCGTCCAGAAGAAGATGATCGCGAACATCACCAGAGCCGGCCATTGGATGGTCCCGGTAACCGCTGACCAGCCGATCATCACCGGCATACAGCCCGCGGCCCCGCCCCACACGACGTTCTGCGAGGTCCGGCGCTTGAGCAGCAGGGTGTAGACGAACACGTAGAACGCGATCGTGACGACCGCCAGCACCCCGGAGAGCAGATTCGACGTCCACCACAACCAGAAGAAGGAGCCGACGGAGAGCACCAGCCCGAAGATCAGGGCGTGCCGCGTGGGCACCGACGCTCGTGCCAGGGGTCGGCGCGCCGTCCGCTTCATCACCTTGTCGATGTCGGCATCGGCGACACAGTTGAGGGTGTTGGCACCCGCAGCGGCGAGCATGCCGCCGATCAGGGTGTTTGCGATCAACAGTGGGTCGACCACACCGCGGTGAGCCAGCAGCATCGCCGGAATGGCCGTCACGAGCAGCAGCTCGATCACCCGAGGCTTGGTCAGAGCGACGTACGCCAACAGCGTCGTGCGAATCCGCCCAGGAGCGCCGGAAACGGGGCGGCGCTCGCGAATGCTCACGCAGTCAACTCCCTCAGATTCTGGCGATGATCTTCTCGCACGGACGCGCCGCCTCGCGGCTTCTACTACAGACGATGGTAGACCGACCGCGGACTGACGGATTACCGCGGGTGGTTTCCGCGTTACCCACCGTAACGGGATACGGAAGTCTCCCCGATGCAGCCTGCGATGACCCGTCCCAGAGCACTAGTGTTGGATAGTGCGGCCCGCCAACCAGCCTGTCACCGAGGAGAGCTTGTGACCACCGTCGAAGACATCGCGACGTTGACCGAACCCCATCATCCCGACGACTGGACCGAGCTGGACTCCGTGGCCGTCGACACCGTGCGTGTGCTTGCCGCCGACGCGGTGCAGAAGGTCGGCAACGGCCACCCCGGTACCGCGATGAGCCTGGCCCCGCTGGCCTACACCCTGTTCCAGCGCCAGATGCGCCACGATCCCAGTGACGTGCACTGGCTGGGTCGTGACCGGTTCATCCTGTCCTGCGGGCACTCCAGCCTGACGCTGTACCTGCAGCTCTACCTCGGTGGCTTCGGCCTCGAGCTGGAAGACATCGAGTCACTGCGCACCTGGAAATCCAAGACCCCGGGCCACCCGGAGTTCCGCCACACCAAGGGTGTGGAGATCACCACAGGACCGCTCGGGCAGGGTCTGGCGTCGGCCGTCGGAATGGCGATGGCCGCCCGCTATGAGCGCGGCCTCTTCGATCCCGACGCCCCGGCCGGCGAAAGCCCCTTCGACCACTACATCTACGTCATCGCCTCCGACGGCGACATCGAAGAAGGCATCACCAGCGAGGCATCGTCACTGGCCGGGACCCAGCAGCTGGGCAACCTGATCGTCTTCTATGACCGCAACCAGATCTCGATCGAGCACGACACCAACATCGCGTTGTCCGAGGACGTTCCCGCCCGCTACCGCGCCTACGGCTGGCACGTGCAGGAAGTCGAGGGCGGCGAGAACGTCGTCGATATCGAAGCCGCCATCGCCGAGGCCAAGAAGGTCACCGACAAGCCGTCGTTCATCGCCGTACGCACCATCATCGGTTATCCCGCCCCCACCAAGATGAACACCGGCGGGGTGCACGGGTCCGCGCTCGGCGACGACGAGGTGGCCGCCACCAAGAAGGTGCTCGGTTTCGACCCGGACAAGAAGTTCGAGGTCCGCGACGAGGTGATCGCCCACACCCGCAAGCTCGTCGATCGCGGCCGCGAGGCACACGAGAAGTGGCAGACCGGCTTCGATGCATGGGCGGAGCGCGAACCCGAGCGCAAGAAGCTGCTGGACCGGCTCACCGCCGAGGAACTGCCCGAAGGCTGGGACGCCGACCTGACGTACTGGGAGCCGGGCAGCAAGCCGCTGGCCACCCGGGCCGCGTTCGGCCAGGTACTCAACGACGTCGCCCCCAAACTGCCCGAGCTGTGGGGCGGCTCGGCCGATCTCGCAGGCAGCAACAACACCACCATCAAGGGTGTGAACTCCTTTGGGCCGCCGTCGATCTCGACGTCGGATTTCACTGCCGACCCCTACGGCCGGGTGCTGCACTTCGGCATCCGGGAGCACGCGATGGGTTCCATCCTGTCCGGCATCGTGCTGCACGGACCGACCCGCGCGTTCGGCGGCACGTTCCTGCAGTTCTCCGATTACATGCGCCCGGCGGTGCGGCTGGCCTCGTTGATGGACATCGACACCATCTACATCTGGACGCATGACTCCATCGGCCTGGGTGAGGACGGCCCCACCCACCAGCCGATCGAGCACCTGGCAGCGCTGCGCACCATCCCCAACCTGTCGGTGGTGCGCCCGGGTGACCCGAACGAGACCGCCTACGCCTGGCGCAGCATCATCGCCCGCGGCAACGGCAGTGGGCCGGTCGGGTTCATCCTGACCCGCCAACCCATCCCGGTGCTGGAAGGCACCGACGCCGACGGCGTCGCCAAGGGCGGTTATGTCCTCGGCGGCGGCACTCCGGCCGACGATGCTGACGTGATCATCATCGCCACCGGTTCTGAGCTGCAGCTGGCAGTCGAGGCCGCCAAGCAGCTCGCCGAGAAGGACATCGTGGCCTACGTGGTGTCGATGCCCTGTGTCGAATGGTTCGAGTCGCAGCCCAAGGAGTACCGCGACTCGGTGCTGCCTCCGGGGGTGTCGGCCCGCGTCGCCGTGGAGGCCGGTGTCGCGCAGTCGTGGCACAAGCTGGTGGGTGACACCGGCGAGATCATCTCGATCGAGCACTACGGCGAGTCCGCCGACGACAAGACCCTGTTCCGCGAATTCGGGTTCACCCCCGAAGCCGTCGTCGCCGCCGCCGAACGCGCCATGGACAACTAACAAAAGATAAAGGCGATCCACATGACCCAGAACCCCAACCTGGCAGCGCTTTCCGCCGCCGGAGTATCCGTATGGCTCGACGACCTCTCCCGCGAGCGGTTGCAGACGGGCAACCTGCAGGAGCTGATCGACACCAAGAGCGTCGTGGGTGTCACCACCAATCCGTCGATCTTCCAGGCAGCCCTGTCGAAGGGCGACGCCTACGACGCCCAGGTCAAGGAACTGGCTGATCGCGGAGCCGACGTGGATGCCACCATCCGCACCGTCACCACCGACGACGTACGCAACGCCTGCGATGTACTGGCCGAGCAGTACGAACTCTCCGACGGCGTGGACGGGCGGGTCTCCATCGAGGTCGACCCGCGGCTGGCGCACGACGCCGACAAGACCATCGCCCAGGCCGTCGAGCTGTGGAAGATCGTCGACCGCCCGAACGTGATGATCAAGATCCCCGCGATGGAGGACGGCCTGCCGGCCATCACCGCGGTGCTCGCAGAGGGCATCTCGGTCAACGTCACCTTGATCTTCTCCGTCGAGCGTCACCGCGCGGTGATGGACGCCTACCTGGCCGGGCTCGAGAAGGCCAAGGAAGCCGGCCACGACCTGTCCAAGATCCACTCAGTGGCCTCGTTCTTCGTCTCTCGCGTCGACACCGAGATCGACAAGCGCCTGGAAGACATCGGCTCCGACGAGGCCCTGGCGCTGCGCGGTCAGGCCGGCGTCGCCAATGCCCGGCTGGCATATGCAGCCTATGAAGAGGTGTTCGTCGGCGGATCCCGGTTCGAGGCGCTGAACGATTCCGGAGCCCGGGTCCAGCGGCCGCTGTGGGCGTCCACCGGAGTCAAGAATCCCGACTACTCAGACACCCTCTACGTCACCGAGTTGGTGGCACCGAACACGGTCAACACGATGCCGGAGAAGACCATGGACGCGGTCGCCGACCACGGCGTGGTCACCGGTGACACCGTCACCGGCACCGCGACGGAGTCGCAGGAAGTCTTCGACGCACTCGAAGCCATCGGCATCGACCT
Proteins encoded:
- a CDS encoding quinone oxidoreductase family protein, whose translation is MHAIEVPETGGPEVLRYVERPAPTPGPGQVLIRAEAIGVNFIDTYFRSGLYPRETPFVSGSEVCGIVEAIGDGVAALTVGDRVVTDKALAAYAEYAVAPADFVAYVPEGVAPDVVASALLKGMTAHYLLKSVYEVAPLDTILVHAGAGGVGLILTQWATSIGTRVITTASTPEKAELSRQAGAIEVLDYPGQEAGDAAEFGARVRELTDGLGVAAVYDGVGKTTFDASLASLAVRGTLALFGAASGPVPPVDPQRLNAAGSVFLTRPTLGHYTRTADEFAWRAGELLDAIKAGDIVINVSAHYPLENAEQAHRDLEGRKTVGSIVLVP
- a CDS encoding heme o synthase, giving the protein MSIRERRPVSGAPGRIRTTLLAYVALTKPRVIELLLVTAIPAMLLAHRGVVDPLLIANTLIGGMLAAAGANTLNCVADADIDKVMKRTARRPLARASVPTRHALIFGLVLSVGSFFWLWWTSNLLSGVLAVVTIAFYVFVYTLLLKRRTSQNVVWGGAAGCMPVMIGWSAVTGTIQWPALVMFAIIFFWTPPHTWALAMRYKDDYAAAGVPMLPTVATEKQVTFQILIYTWLTVLATLALVPATGWLYAAVATLAGVWFLVMAHQLYAGVRRGEAVKPLRLFLQSNNYLAVVFCALAIDSAINLPTLF
- the tkt gene encoding transketolase; its protein translation is MTTVEDIATLTEPHHPDDWTELDSVAVDTVRVLAADAVQKVGNGHPGTAMSLAPLAYTLFQRQMRHDPSDVHWLGRDRFILSCGHSSLTLYLQLYLGGFGLELEDIESLRTWKSKTPGHPEFRHTKGVEITTGPLGQGLASAVGMAMAARYERGLFDPDAPAGESPFDHYIYVIASDGDIEEGITSEASSLAGTQQLGNLIVFYDRNQISIEHDTNIALSEDVPARYRAYGWHVQEVEGGENVVDIEAAIAEAKKVTDKPSFIAVRTIIGYPAPTKMNTGGVHGSALGDDEVAATKKVLGFDPDKKFEVRDEVIAHTRKLVDRGREAHEKWQTGFDAWAEREPERKKLLDRLTAEELPEGWDADLTYWEPGSKPLATRAAFGQVLNDVAPKLPELWGGSADLAGSNNTTIKGVNSFGPPSISTSDFTADPYGRVLHFGIREHAMGSILSGIVLHGPTRAFGGTFLQFSDYMRPAVRLASLMDIDTIYIWTHDSIGLGEDGPTHQPIEHLAALRTIPNLSVVRPGDPNETAYAWRSIIARGNGSGPVGFILTRQPIPVLEGTDADGVAKGGYVLGGGTPADDADVIIIATGSELQLAVEAAKQLAEKDIVAYVVSMPCVEWFESQPKEYRDSVLPPGVSARVAVEAGVAQSWHKLVGDTGEIISIEHYGESADDKTLFREFGFTPEAVVAAAERAMDN
- the tal gene encoding transaldolase; this encodes MTQNPNLAALSAAGVSVWLDDLSRERLQTGNLQELIDTKSVVGVTTNPSIFQAALSKGDAYDAQVKELADRGADVDATIRTVTTDDVRNACDVLAEQYELSDGVDGRVSIEVDPRLAHDADKTIAQAVELWKIVDRPNVMIKIPAMEDGLPAITAVLAEGISVNVTLIFSVERHRAVMDAYLAGLEKAKEAGHDLSKIHSVASFFVSRVDTEIDKRLEDIGSDEALALRGQAGVANARLAYAAYEEVFVGGSRFEALNDSGARVQRPLWASTGVKNPDYSDTLYVTELVAPNTVNTMPEKTMDAVADHGVVTGDTVTGTATESQEVFDALEAIGIDLTDVFLTLENEGVDKFEKSWQELMKATQGQLDEKK